The proteins below come from a single Mangifera indica cultivar Alphonso chromosome 16, CATAS_Mindica_2.1, whole genome shotgun sequence genomic window:
- the LOC123198558 gene encoding protein MICRORCHIDIA 2-like isoform X1 gives MQPKIEKPDVVVEIASSDDDEDGPHVNPTSNKTTPQTQCVPLIQQLQKPQGVSSITCTPPLPVRDAFESRSFWKAGAFAVGPTTLLAPSAEGSLEHARVHPKFLHSNATSHKWAFGAIAELLDNAIDEVQNGATFVKVDKIDIMKDGSPALLFQDDGGGMNPECLRKCMSLGYSTKKGSSTIGQYGNGFKTSTMRLGADVIVFSRATDARKATQSVGLLSYTFLRKTQQNDVFVPMIDFDISSHVADPITYGSQDDWSSNLKTILEWSPFASKTELMEQFEEIGPHGTKVIIYNLWLNDEGIYELNFDDDDEDIRLRDEANHGHLKKLSKRALELQSHISYRIRYSLRAYASVLYLRKFENFKIILRGIPVVQFHITDELICKKVIPYRPQLGTSTKEVCVETTIGVFKDAPALTVCGLNVYHKNRLIRPFWKVNGEGSIRGSGVVGVLEANFMEPTHDKQDFERSALFVRMESRLKQMIIEYWKDNYHIIALQLPNSRAHNMLKRNPGQPPDRHAVDSQKQMLSDQQNVKFSSNVNEGMHLDQPIVGHQANMREGMINEHPAIQTSIGHTDGCNNEVMYEDRLMSMSVDQLCEENINLFMKCEEARQKEAELNKMIGELEKRVEQAKRRNVQMSLHLEARKKILEQAKKLP, from the exons ATGCAGCCTAAAATAGAAAAACCGGACGTCGTAGTTGAAATCGCCAGTAGCGACGACGATGAAGACGGTCCTCACGTCAACCCAACTTCTAATAAGACGACACCTCAAACTCAATGCGTACCCCTAATACAGCAGCTACAGAAACCGCAAGGCGTTTCATCAATTACATGCACACCACCGCTTCCGGTAAGAGATGCGTTCGAGTCCAGAAGTTTTTGGAAAGCCGGGGCTTTTGCTGTGGGACCCACCACTCTACTGGCTCCTTCTGCtgaag GTTCATTGGAGCATGCTCGTGTACACCCTAAATTTCTGCATTCAAATGCTACTTCTCATAAATGGGCGTTTGGAG CAATTGCTGAGCTGTTGGATAATGCCATCGATGAG GTACAAAATGGTGCGACCTTTGTGAAGGTTGACAAAATTGATATCATGAAGGATGGCTCTCCAGCTTTACTTTTCCAAG ATGATGGCGGTGGAATGAATCCTGAATGTCTGCGAAAATGCATGAGCTTGGGCTATTCGACAAAGAAGGGAAGCTCGACAATTGGACAAT ATGGTAATGGATTCAAGACAAGTACCATGCGACTTGGTGCTGATGTTATTGTATTTAGTCGTGCAACTGATGCAAG GAAAGCTACCCAGAGTGTTGGTCTTCTATCTTATACCTTTTTGCGGAAAACTCAGCAGAATGATGTGTTTGTTCCAatg attgattttgatatttctaGTCATGTGGCAGACCCAATAACATATGGTTCACAGGATGATTGGTCTTCTAACTTGAAAACCATCCTTGAATGGTCACCTTTTGCATCAAAGACTGAGCTCATGGAACAG TTTGAGGAAATTGGACCACATGGAACAAAAGTGATTATTTATAACTTGTGGCTGAATGATGAGGGCATATATGAACTGAATTTTGATGACGATGATGAG GATATACGTTTGAGGGATGAAGCTAACCATggacatttgaaaaaattgtcCAAACGAGCACTTGAACTTCAATCCCATATCTCTTACCGCATTCGTTACTCATTAAGG gcaTATGCTTCTGTTTTGTATCTGAGAAAGTTCGAGaacttcaaaattatattaagggGAATACCAGTAGTGCAGTTTCACATTACAGATGAGTTGATATGTAAGAAGGTGATACCATATAGGCCTCAACTAGGTACATCAACGAAAGAG GTTTGTGTGGAAACTACTATTGGAGTTTTTAAGGATGCACCTGCTCTTACTGTTTGTGGATTGAATGTGTACCATAAAAATCGCCTCATCAgg CCCTTCTGGAAGGTCAATGGTGAAGGTTCTATAAGAGGGAGTGGTGTTGTTG GAGTTCTGGAAGCAAATTTCATGGAACCAACACATGATAAGCAGGATTTTGAGAGGTCTGCACTGTTTGTTCGGATGGAATCGAGGCTGAAGCAGATGATAATTGAATACTg GAAAGACAACTATCATATAATTGCACTTCAGCTTCCTAATTCCAGGGCACATAATATGCTAAAGAGAAACCCTGGCCAACCTCCTGATAGACATGCAGTTGACAGTCAGAAGCAAATGCTTTCTGACCAGCaaaatgtcaaattttcatctaatgTGAATGAAGGGATGCATCTAGATCAACCTATTGTTGGTCATCAGGCAAACATGAGGGAGGGCATGATAAATGAGCATCCTGCAATACAAACTAGTATTGGACACACTGAT GGGTGTAACAATGAAGTCATGTATGAAGATCGTCTAATGTCAATGTCAGTTGATCAGTTATGTGAAGAGAACATAAACCTTTTCATGAA GTGTGAGGAGGCCAGGCAGAAGGAGgctgaattgaataaaatg ATTGGGGAATTAGAGAAGCGGGTGGAGCAAGCGAAAAGGAGGAATGTACAAATGTCATTGCACTTGGAGGCCAGGAAGAAGATTTTGGAACAAGCAAAAAAGCTTCCATAG
- the LOC123198558 gene encoding protein MICRORCHIDIA 2-like isoform X2, which produces MQPKIEKPDVVVEIASSDDDEDGPHVNPTSNKTTPQTQCVPLIQQLQKPQGVSSITCTPPLPVRDAFESRSFWKAGAFAVGPTTLLAPSAEGSLEHARVHPKFLHSNATSHKWAFGAIAELLDNAIDEVQNGATFVKVDKIDIMKDGSPALLFQDDGGGMNPECLRKCMSLGYSTKKGSSTIGQYGNGFKTSTMRLGADVIVFSRATDARKATQSVGLLSYTFLRKTQQNDVFVPMIDFDISSHVADPITYGSQDDWSSNLKTILEWSPFASKTELMEQFEEIGPHGTKVIIYNLWLNDEGIYELNFDDDDEDIRLRDEANHGHLKKLSKRALELQSHISYRIRYSLRAYASVLYLRKFENFKIILRGIPVVQFHITDELICKKVIPYRPQLGTSTKEVCVETTIGVFKDAPALTVCGLNVYHKNRLIRLYISCLLYLLGVLEANFMEPTHDKQDFERSALFVRMESRLKQMIIEYWKDNYHIIALQLPNSRAHNMLKRNPGQPPDRHAVDSQKQMLSDQQNVKFSSNVNEGMHLDQPIVGHQANMREGMINEHPAIQTSIGHTDGCNNEVMYEDRLMSMSVDQLCEENINLFMKCEEARQKEAELNKMIGELEKRVEQAKRRNVQMSLHLEARKKILEQAKKLP; this is translated from the exons ATGCAGCCTAAAATAGAAAAACCGGACGTCGTAGTTGAAATCGCCAGTAGCGACGACGATGAAGACGGTCCTCACGTCAACCCAACTTCTAATAAGACGACACCTCAAACTCAATGCGTACCCCTAATACAGCAGCTACAGAAACCGCAAGGCGTTTCATCAATTACATGCACACCACCGCTTCCGGTAAGAGATGCGTTCGAGTCCAGAAGTTTTTGGAAAGCCGGGGCTTTTGCTGTGGGACCCACCACTCTACTGGCTCCTTCTGCtgaag GTTCATTGGAGCATGCTCGTGTACACCCTAAATTTCTGCATTCAAATGCTACTTCTCATAAATGGGCGTTTGGAG CAATTGCTGAGCTGTTGGATAATGCCATCGATGAG GTACAAAATGGTGCGACCTTTGTGAAGGTTGACAAAATTGATATCATGAAGGATGGCTCTCCAGCTTTACTTTTCCAAG ATGATGGCGGTGGAATGAATCCTGAATGTCTGCGAAAATGCATGAGCTTGGGCTATTCGACAAAGAAGGGAAGCTCGACAATTGGACAAT ATGGTAATGGATTCAAGACAAGTACCATGCGACTTGGTGCTGATGTTATTGTATTTAGTCGTGCAACTGATGCAAG GAAAGCTACCCAGAGTGTTGGTCTTCTATCTTATACCTTTTTGCGGAAAACTCAGCAGAATGATGTGTTTGTTCCAatg attgattttgatatttctaGTCATGTGGCAGACCCAATAACATATGGTTCACAGGATGATTGGTCTTCTAACTTGAAAACCATCCTTGAATGGTCACCTTTTGCATCAAAGACTGAGCTCATGGAACAG TTTGAGGAAATTGGACCACATGGAACAAAAGTGATTATTTATAACTTGTGGCTGAATGATGAGGGCATATATGAACTGAATTTTGATGACGATGATGAG GATATACGTTTGAGGGATGAAGCTAACCATggacatttgaaaaaattgtcCAAACGAGCACTTGAACTTCAATCCCATATCTCTTACCGCATTCGTTACTCATTAAGG gcaTATGCTTCTGTTTTGTATCTGAGAAAGTTCGAGaacttcaaaattatattaagggGAATACCAGTAGTGCAGTTTCACATTACAGATGAGTTGATATGTAAGAAGGTGATACCATATAGGCCTCAACTAGGTACATCAACGAAAGAG GTTTGTGTGGAAACTACTATTGGAGTTTTTAAGGATGCACCTGCTCTTACTGTTTGTGGATTGAATGTGTACCATAAAAATCGCCTCATCAgg TTATATATCAGTTGCTTGCTCTACCTTCTAGGAGTTCTGGAAGCAAATTTCATGGAACCAACACATGATAAGCAGGATTTTGAGAGGTCTGCACTGTTTGTTCGGATGGAATCGAGGCTGAAGCAGATGATAATTGAATACTg GAAAGACAACTATCATATAATTGCACTTCAGCTTCCTAATTCCAGGGCACATAATATGCTAAAGAGAAACCCTGGCCAACCTCCTGATAGACATGCAGTTGACAGTCAGAAGCAAATGCTTTCTGACCAGCaaaatgtcaaattttcatctaatgTGAATGAAGGGATGCATCTAGATCAACCTATTGTTGGTCATCAGGCAAACATGAGGGAGGGCATGATAAATGAGCATCCTGCAATACAAACTAGTATTGGACACACTGAT GGGTGTAACAATGAAGTCATGTATGAAGATCGTCTAATGTCAATGTCAGTTGATCAGTTATGTGAAGAGAACATAAACCTTTTCATGAA GTGTGAGGAGGCCAGGCAGAAGGAGgctgaattgaataaaatg ATTGGGGAATTAGAGAAGCGGGTGGAGCAAGCGAAAAGGAGGAATGTACAAATGTCATTGCACTTGGAGGCCAGGAAGAAGATTTTGGAACAAGCAAAAAAGCTTCCATAG
- the LOC123198558 gene encoding protein MICRORCHIDIA 2-like isoform X3, whose translation MKDGSPALLFQDDGGGMNPECLRKCMSLGYSTKKGSSTIGQYGNGFKTSTMRLGADVIVFSRATDARKATQSVGLLSYTFLRKTQQNDVFVPMIDFDISSHVADPITYGSQDDWSSNLKTILEWSPFASKTELMEQFEEIGPHGTKVIIYNLWLNDEGIYELNFDDDDEDIRLRDEANHGHLKKLSKRALELQSHISYRIRYSLRAYASVLYLRKFENFKIILRGIPVVQFHITDELICKKVIPYRPQLGTSTKEVCVETTIGVFKDAPALTVCGLNVYHKNRLIRPFWKVNGEGSIRGSGVVGVLEANFMEPTHDKQDFERSALFVRMESRLKQMIIEYWKDNYHIIALQLPNSRAHNMLKRNPGQPPDRHAVDSQKQMLSDQQNVKFSSNVNEGMHLDQPIVGHQANMREGMINEHPAIQTSIGHTDGCNNEVMYEDRLMSMSVDQLCEENINLFMKCEEARQKEAELNKMIGELEKRVEQAKRRNVQMSLHLEARKKILEQAKKLP comes from the exons ATGAAGGATGGCTCTCCAGCTTTACTTTTCCAAG ATGATGGCGGTGGAATGAATCCTGAATGTCTGCGAAAATGCATGAGCTTGGGCTATTCGACAAAGAAGGGAAGCTCGACAATTGGACAAT ATGGTAATGGATTCAAGACAAGTACCATGCGACTTGGTGCTGATGTTATTGTATTTAGTCGTGCAACTGATGCAAG GAAAGCTACCCAGAGTGTTGGTCTTCTATCTTATACCTTTTTGCGGAAAACTCAGCAGAATGATGTGTTTGTTCCAatg attgattttgatatttctaGTCATGTGGCAGACCCAATAACATATGGTTCACAGGATGATTGGTCTTCTAACTTGAAAACCATCCTTGAATGGTCACCTTTTGCATCAAAGACTGAGCTCATGGAACAG TTTGAGGAAATTGGACCACATGGAACAAAAGTGATTATTTATAACTTGTGGCTGAATGATGAGGGCATATATGAACTGAATTTTGATGACGATGATGAG GATATACGTTTGAGGGATGAAGCTAACCATggacatttgaaaaaattgtcCAAACGAGCACTTGAACTTCAATCCCATATCTCTTACCGCATTCGTTACTCATTAAGG gcaTATGCTTCTGTTTTGTATCTGAGAAAGTTCGAGaacttcaaaattatattaagggGAATACCAGTAGTGCAGTTTCACATTACAGATGAGTTGATATGTAAGAAGGTGATACCATATAGGCCTCAACTAGGTACATCAACGAAAGAG GTTTGTGTGGAAACTACTATTGGAGTTTTTAAGGATGCACCTGCTCTTACTGTTTGTGGATTGAATGTGTACCATAAAAATCGCCTCATCAgg CCCTTCTGGAAGGTCAATGGTGAAGGTTCTATAAGAGGGAGTGGTGTTGTTG GAGTTCTGGAAGCAAATTTCATGGAACCAACACATGATAAGCAGGATTTTGAGAGGTCTGCACTGTTTGTTCGGATGGAATCGAGGCTGAAGCAGATGATAATTGAATACTg GAAAGACAACTATCATATAATTGCACTTCAGCTTCCTAATTCCAGGGCACATAATATGCTAAAGAGAAACCCTGGCCAACCTCCTGATAGACATGCAGTTGACAGTCAGAAGCAAATGCTTTCTGACCAGCaaaatgtcaaattttcatctaatgTGAATGAAGGGATGCATCTAGATCAACCTATTGTTGGTCATCAGGCAAACATGAGGGAGGGCATGATAAATGAGCATCCTGCAATACAAACTAGTATTGGACACACTGAT GGGTGTAACAATGAAGTCATGTATGAAGATCGTCTAATGTCAATGTCAGTTGATCAGTTATGTGAAGAGAACATAAACCTTTTCATGAA GTGTGAGGAGGCCAGGCAGAAGGAGgctgaattgaataaaatg ATTGGGGAATTAGAGAAGCGGGTGGAGCAAGCGAAAAGGAGGAATGTACAAATGTCATTGCACTTGGAGGCCAGGAAGAAGATTTTGGAACAAGCAAAAAAGCTTCCATAG
- the LOC123198557 gene encoding uncharacterized protein LOC123198557 isoform X2, with protein MRKRDLAILMLSAFAIFFSLHHEGDFSFREAWFHLSEEYPIKYEADRLPPPIVADLNVDGKKEVLVATHDAKIQILEPHARRVDEGFSEARVLAEVSLLPDKIRVTSGRRAVAMASGFIEKPRPDRPTKQVLVVVTSGWQVMCFDHNLKKLWETSLQGDFPPNSHHREIAISITNYTLRHGDTGLVIVGGRMEMQPHAYIDPFEEIGIAEKNAEQHRRSANEEASENSGNVNLRHFAFYAFAGQNGELRWSKKNENIEAQSSDASQLIPQHNYKLDVQALNSHHPVEFECREFRESILGVMPHHWDRREDTLLQLAHFRRHKRKTLKKVSGRTTGYPFHKPEENNPPGKDSTKKISNIIGNAAKYAGSGKHKKPLNYIPTITNYTQLWWLPNVVVAHLKEGIEVIHLASGRTLCKLHLQEGGLHADINGDGVLDHVQAVGGNGAEQTVVSGSMEVLRPCWAVATSGVPVREQLFNASICHHSHFNLFQHGEFSRSFGRSPDVASLEVATPILIPRSDGHRHRKGSHGDVIFLTNRGEITAYSPASHGHDAIWQWQLLTDATWSNLPSPSGMMEASMVVPTLKAFSLRVHDNQQMILAAGDQEAVVLSPGGSILTTVDLPAPPTHALVCEDFSNDGLTDLILMTSNGVYGFVQTRQPGALFFSTLVGCLIVLMGIIFITQHLNSIKGKPRAPSGLR; from the exons ATGAGGAAACGAGATTTGGCCATTCTCATGCTCTCTGCCTTTgccattttcttctctcttcat CACGAAGGTGACTTCTCATTTAGAGAAGCTTGGTTTCACTTATCCGAAgaatatccaattaaatacGAAGCCGATCGTCTTCCTCCACCTATTGTAGCCGATCTTAATGTTGACGGCAAAAAAGAAGTCCTTGTTGCCACTCACGATGCCAAAATTCag ATACTGGAGCCCCACGCAAGGCGCGTGGATGAAGGTTTTAGTGAAGCACGTGTGTTGGCCGAGGTGAGCCTGCTGCCAGATAAGATCCGGGTTACGTCTGGAAGACGTGCTGTGGCAATGGCTAGTGGGTTTATTGAAAAACCTAGACCAGATAGACCGACAAAGCAGGTTTTGGTTGTTGTTACATCTGGTTGGCAAGTGATGTGTTTTGATCATAACCTTAAAAAGCTATGGGAAACCAGTTTGCAG GGGGATTTTCCACCTAATTCTCATCATAGGGAGATTGCAATTTCAATTACCAATTACACTCTGAGGCATGGGGATACAGGATTGGTGATCGTTGGAGGGAGGATGGAAATGCAGCCTCAT GCTTACATAGATCCTTTTGAAGAAATTGGGATCGCAGAGAAAAATGCTGAGCAGCATAGAAGAAGTGCTAATGAGGAG GCTTCTGAGAACTCTGGAAATGTGAATTTACGCCATTTTGCCTTTTATGCATTTGCTGGTCAAAATGGTGAGCTTCGGTGGAGTAAAAAGAATGAG AATATTGAAGCTCAGTCTTCTGATGCATCGCAGTTGATTCCACAGCATAACTACAAGCTTGACGTGCAAGCACTGAATAGCCATCATCCTGTAGAA TTTGAATGCAGGGAATTCAGAGAATCGATCCTTGGAGTCATGCCCCATCATTGG GATAGGAGAGAAGATACTTTGTTGCAGCTGGCACACTTCAGGCGACACAAAAGGAAAACATTGAAAAAAGTATCTGGAAGGACTACAGGATACCCATTTCACAAACCTGAAGAAAATAATCCCCCTGGAAAGGACtctacaaaaaaaatttcaaacataattGGGAATGCCGCTAAATATGCTGGCTCAGGGAAACATAAGAAG ccattaaattatataccaacCATAACAAACTACACTCAGCTTTGGTGGCTTCCTAATGTTGTTGTGGCTCATCTAAAGGAAGGGATAGAAGTCATTCATTTGGCATCTGGTCGGACACTTTGCAAG CTTCACCTTCAAGAAGGTGGCCTTCATGCGGATATCAATGGAGATGGAGTCCTAGATCATGTTCAG GCTGTGGGAGGAAATGGTGCAGAACAGACTGTTGTTAGTGGATCTATGGAAGTGCTCCGCCCCTGTTGGGCTGTTGCAACCTCTGGTGTACCTGTTCGTGAGCAACTCTTCAATGCTTCTATCTGTCATCATTCCCATTTCAACTTATTCCAGCATGGAGAGTTCTCAAGAAGTTTTGGACGAAGTCCAGATGTAGCATCTTTAGAGGTGGCAACACCAATTCTCATTCCAAGGAGTGATGGCCACAGGCATCGTAAAGGGAGTCATGGTGATGTTATCTTCTTAACAAATCGAGGAGAG ATAACAGCATACTCCCCTGCTTCACATGGGCACGATGCCATTTGGCAGTGGCAGCTCCTGACAGATGCAACATGGTCAAATTTACCATCCCCATCAGGGATGATGGAAGCTAGCATGGTGGTCCCCACATTGAAGGCATTCTCATTGCGTGTGCATGACAACCAACAGATGATCCTTGCAGCGGGAGACCAAGAGGCTGTAGTGTTATCACCTGGAGGAAGTATATTAACAACAGTTGATCTTCCTGCACCACCAACCCACGCACTTGTTTGTGAGGACTTCTCAAATGATGGGCTCACTGATCTCATTCTCATGACCTCTAATGGGGTCTACGGCTTTGTCCAGACCAGGCAGCCAGGTGCCCTCTTCTTCAGCACGCTCGTTGGATGCCTTATAGTTTTGATGGGAATCATCTTCATTACTCAGCACTTGAACTCCATAAAAGGAAAACCCCGTGCTCCATCTGGTCTACGGTAA
- the LOC123198557 gene encoding uncharacterized protein LOC123198557 isoform X1, with translation MRKRDLAILMLSAFAIFFSLHHEGDFSFREAWFHLSEEYPIKYEADRLPPPIVADLNVDGKKEVLVATHDAKIQILEPHARRVDEGFSEARVLAEVSLLPDKIRVTSGRRAVAMASGFIEKPRPDRPTKQVLVVVTSGWQVMCFDHNLKKLWETSLQGDFPPNSHHREIAISITNYTLRHGDTGLVIVGGRMEMQPHDLQAYIDPFEEIGIAEKNAEQHRRSANEEASENSGNVNLRHFAFYAFAGQNGELRWSKKNENIEAQSSDASQLIPQHNYKLDVQALNSHHPVEFECREFRESILGVMPHHWDRREDTLLQLAHFRRHKRKTLKKVSGRTTGYPFHKPEENNPPGKDSTKKISNIIGNAAKYAGSGKHKKPLNYIPTITNYTQLWWLPNVVVAHLKEGIEVIHLASGRTLCKLHLQEGGLHADINGDGVLDHVQAVGGNGAEQTVVSGSMEVLRPCWAVATSGVPVREQLFNASICHHSHFNLFQHGEFSRSFGRSPDVASLEVATPILIPRSDGHRHRKGSHGDVIFLTNRGEITAYSPASHGHDAIWQWQLLTDATWSNLPSPSGMMEASMVVPTLKAFSLRVHDNQQMILAAGDQEAVVLSPGGSILTTVDLPAPPTHALVCEDFSNDGLTDLILMTSNGVYGFVQTRQPGALFFSTLVGCLIVLMGIIFITQHLNSIKGKPRAPSGLR, from the exons ATGAGGAAACGAGATTTGGCCATTCTCATGCTCTCTGCCTTTgccattttcttctctcttcat CACGAAGGTGACTTCTCATTTAGAGAAGCTTGGTTTCACTTATCCGAAgaatatccaattaaatacGAAGCCGATCGTCTTCCTCCACCTATTGTAGCCGATCTTAATGTTGACGGCAAAAAAGAAGTCCTTGTTGCCACTCACGATGCCAAAATTCag ATACTGGAGCCCCACGCAAGGCGCGTGGATGAAGGTTTTAGTGAAGCACGTGTGTTGGCCGAGGTGAGCCTGCTGCCAGATAAGATCCGGGTTACGTCTGGAAGACGTGCTGTGGCAATGGCTAGTGGGTTTATTGAAAAACCTAGACCAGATAGACCGACAAAGCAGGTTTTGGTTGTTGTTACATCTGGTTGGCAAGTGATGTGTTTTGATCATAACCTTAAAAAGCTATGGGAAACCAGTTTGCAG GGGGATTTTCCACCTAATTCTCATCATAGGGAGATTGCAATTTCAATTACCAATTACACTCTGAGGCATGGGGATACAGGATTGGTGATCGTTGGAGGGAGGATGGAAATGCAGCCTCAT GATTTGCAGGCTTACATAGATCCTTTTGAAGAAATTGGGATCGCAGAGAAAAATGCTGAGCAGCATAGAAGAAGTGCTAATGAGGAG GCTTCTGAGAACTCTGGAAATGTGAATTTACGCCATTTTGCCTTTTATGCATTTGCTGGTCAAAATGGTGAGCTTCGGTGGAGTAAAAAGAATGAG AATATTGAAGCTCAGTCTTCTGATGCATCGCAGTTGATTCCACAGCATAACTACAAGCTTGACGTGCAAGCACTGAATAGCCATCATCCTGTAGAA TTTGAATGCAGGGAATTCAGAGAATCGATCCTTGGAGTCATGCCCCATCATTGG GATAGGAGAGAAGATACTTTGTTGCAGCTGGCACACTTCAGGCGACACAAAAGGAAAACATTGAAAAAAGTATCTGGAAGGACTACAGGATACCCATTTCACAAACCTGAAGAAAATAATCCCCCTGGAAAGGACtctacaaaaaaaatttcaaacataattGGGAATGCCGCTAAATATGCTGGCTCAGGGAAACATAAGAAG ccattaaattatataccaacCATAACAAACTACACTCAGCTTTGGTGGCTTCCTAATGTTGTTGTGGCTCATCTAAAGGAAGGGATAGAAGTCATTCATTTGGCATCTGGTCGGACACTTTGCAAG CTTCACCTTCAAGAAGGTGGCCTTCATGCGGATATCAATGGAGATGGAGTCCTAGATCATGTTCAG GCTGTGGGAGGAAATGGTGCAGAACAGACTGTTGTTAGTGGATCTATGGAAGTGCTCCGCCCCTGTTGGGCTGTTGCAACCTCTGGTGTACCTGTTCGTGAGCAACTCTTCAATGCTTCTATCTGTCATCATTCCCATTTCAACTTATTCCAGCATGGAGAGTTCTCAAGAAGTTTTGGACGAAGTCCAGATGTAGCATCTTTAGAGGTGGCAACACCAATTCTCATTCCAAGGAGTGATGGCCACAGGCATCGTAAAGGGAGTCATGGTGATGTTATCTTCTTAACAAATCGAGGAGAG ATAACAGCATACTCCCCTGCTTCACATGGGCACGATGCCATTTGGCAGTGGCAGCTCCTGACAGATGCAACATGGTCAAATTTACCATCCCCATCAGGGATGATGGAAGCTAGCATGGTGGTCCCCACATTGAAGGCATTCTCATTGCGTGTGCATGACAACCAACAGATGATCCTTGCAGCGGGAGACCAAGAGGCTGTAGTGTTATCACCTGGAGGAAGTATATTAACAACAGTTGATCTTCCTGCACCACCAACCCACGCACTTGTTTGTGAGGACTTCTCAAATGATGGGCTCACTGATCTCATTCTCATGACCTCTAATGGGGTCTACGGCTTTGTCCAGACCAGGCAGCCAGGTGCCCTCTTCTTCAGCACGCTCGTTGGATGCCTTATAGTTTTGATGGGAATCATCTTCATTACTCAGCACTTGAACTCCATAAAAGGAAAACCCCGTGCTCCATCTGGTCTACGGTAA